The segment GACCTGAAAGGTAGACTTTACATAGTTGAGTTCATAGTGCAATTTTTGTGTCAAAACatttgtgaaattttgtttggaaTTTTATGGCAGAAAGCACCACTacctcttatttatttatccataatttaaaactaacaCACCTTCACAAATATTAATCTAAAATCAAACGAAAACCCTTGGAATTgaagccgccgccgccaccgccgccatCTCCGTCTCCCTGAGTTCTGTCTTCAGCCCTCCCCCGCCGCCGTTCGCCATCGGATGAACACCATGCTCCGGCCCCGACATGCTctccctcttcctcctctcctCCTCAAACGACACCCCGTATCGTTTCTCAACCTCTACGAATCGAAtcgaatcaaatcaaatcaattttcaaatgaatttcTGAAACAACCTACACACACACTCGCTTACTTAGTGATAGACTCGGATCGAGCTGCCCATCCCGCGTTAGCGCCATCATTAGCTGCGGAATGCCCAGCGGTAGAATGTCGCCTCGATCCACCTGCCAGAAATGGAATACTTTCCCATACGTCTTGCACACTTTCTCCATGTCCACCCGCTCGATCGCCCCCGGCACGCCCGGCATGAACAGAGTCCCGCTCTTCACTTCGTACTCGTGCGAGTGCCAGAAACGCTTCTCCTCGTCGGGCAACGTTAGGAACAGATTCTCCGATATAATATACTCAATTCCTATCGTTAACAATATTTAATACTGAATCAAATCTGATATCCATTTActgttctttccatttattatctgtaatttataaataattataaataaagaatttcaGACATTCAGTCCGGtgattttagcaaatattctcaccTATGAGCCTAGCGTCCTTCTCGTGGCTGTCGTAGATCAGACACTGTCGGACCTCCTCGTTCAGGTGGGCGCAGAAGTGGTGAGCCTCCAGCTGCCTCGTCATGTCGTGAGAGTAGAAATGAAACCTAATTcatccaaattaaaaaattattcaattaataattatatattcaaaGCATCAAATCGGATCTGATTGTGGAAGGTAGCTTTTACGCGCAGAGGTGCTGGTGGATCTGGTTGATCGGTCGGAAGCGTTggacggcggcggtggcggtcTCCAGCACGGCGGTGCTGGCGTGTGTCGCCTCCCCCGGAATTTCTGATTTCGTccacattaattattatattttctccGATAAAGATTTTTCTGATtccttatttcattttattccttCGCCATGGCCGCGGGGAATTGCATGCATTTCTCCACGTGGCAGCACTGCTGTGTTCACGTGGCACAAGTTCTGGGTCCACGTGGCTTTTAGGTACGGCCACGTCACCACCGTTCGGTTGggttgagattttttttttgtacagaTGACTGGGAAGGGAGTGAATCAattaaatctcaaatttaatgatttttctaattaaaatcttaaataattaaaacaaaaacacttaattaatgattttatattttaagcttatatttatttactcctaaatttttaattaatgaaaaacacttaaatttaaaaataaatgttagaattatttatatttaagaaggaataaacaacatttttcatgTACTCTCcaagttttaatacttttaattttcaaaaggtttaaaaaatatttttaaaaacaaaaaaagttttgaattttttttaaacttaaaaaaacacattaaaatattttttttaattcaaaaatatatttactataTTTCAAAACTAATATTATAGAGTGGTAATTTATGAGAGAGAGAcggataataaaaaattttaaactttttctttttataaatgttaaaGCTTATCgatagtatttttaaaattttaaggatattttttaaatatagtattaaCTGTAACcgtaagaatatttttttttaatttaaaaagatattaatgaaaatttttaaaattcaattatatttttaaaattaaaatgatatttttaaaataaaggtaGTAACCgcatttttagatttttttaaaaaattaatgttagcattaaaaaaataataaattatattaaaaattactttacgATAGATAATTGGAAACTAGATTTATGGTGTATTATTtctgtattttaaattttaagattttttttaatattttcttttaggttATATTTATGCGAATTATAGTcgtaaagtatgaatgttctAGACTCTTGAAATGTCTCAGatcaaaagttttttttttaaggctATATAAGATCTATATTTCGTAaggagacttggaaaatggagtaaaaaaaatattctaaaagttaagtttctttgcaattttacATGGTTTAGAtggcatgtttagaatcattcaaacttgacataatcgatcttacttgtggagtgattcgaattttaattcaatgttcttgccttgagatatttgataacaaggtaatctgaattttactttcttttgggagtgattccttatcattagAGTGAGGTGTTCTTACctttttctttagccaatgactaagtttctttgaaGTTCTATTTAGTTTAGTTTACATGTTTAGAATGATttaagcttgacatgatcgatcttgtttgtggagtgattcgaaccTCAAttaagtgttcttgcgttttgatatttgatcaacaaggtaatccaaatcttactttCCCTTGGAGTGATTCCTTACCATTAGGGCTAAATGTTCTTACCATTTCTTTccgccaatgactaagtttctttacaattctatgtagtttaggttacatgttttagaatcattcaagcttgacatgatcgatcttgtttatgaaataattcaaatatcaaataactgttcttgccttgagatattcgattaACAATGTAATTCAAATCTTACTTCCCTAGTAgtaatttcttattatttggtATCAGAATTCTCCCTTGAGTTGATTATTTATCACCAATATTAACGGATAAACAGACAAAGATTTTAGCAAAGGCAATTTCGAAAGTCTTGTGCGTTGCTGTAGCGAATAGAGAACAAATCGAGCTATCGAGACTCATCTTTACAGAGATTCAGATTTATTTTCACTGCAAAGATTCGGATTTACCTTTTTGTAGTAACACCTATTCACATCGAGACTCATCTTTTCGGGACTAAATTAGCACCCATGGATGGAAACGTGACCCAATTCCAGCCACCAACGCTATTGAACTATAGTTTGTCCTTATAGAATGCATTTTGGATttgaaaagaatattttttagggCAACAACGGTTGAAAATTGACATTGAAAGGGAAGTGGGAGACTGGGAGTTGGTATTTGGTTTGCTAATCAAATCCGCCATTGACTTCACGGTGGACCTTCAGTCGCCCTTTCCGCCGGGAAGTCGAACCATGTGGAGTCGCTCCGTCCCTTATCAGTCCACCATGATTCCTATTTTATGTGGTCAAACTTCTAGATCTGCACCTACATCCACTTCTTCCTCCGATTCTTTGCTGATCATCGTCATCCTTTGGCGACGTTGTTGTTGGAGGTTCCGCGATGCTCTCGCCGGAGAAGCCTGTTGAGGTTCGATCTTTGGAGTGTTTGGGGCGAGGGTTTGATCTGACGAATGATTTTAGGTTGAAATTTGTGAAGGGAAATGGTGGCGGTGGACGGAGGTTGGTGGTGGTCGACGATGTAAACAAAAGGGACTTAGTGTTTCCCGATGGAGCTGTCGTTCGGGGAGTTTCTCAGGACATTCGTTGCGATAAAGGAGATCGAATTCGCTTCAAATCCGATGTTCTTCAGTTCAATCAGGTTCTCCACTTTTTGGAATATATAATCAACCATTCTGGGACCCCTTGAATCACTTTTCTATGTGCTTGATTTTATGATTAGCTTGAATATTATCATATCACTCTgtgagtaattttttaattatagtttcGTGGATCaagtttaaaattcaaaaagttgGGTTAAATATGATTAACAGGTGAAATGTAGGCATATGTAGCATGAAGTTGCTCTTTatctgttttatttatcctGTCTCTCTTAAAGAGCTGGAACTAAGCACAGTCGCGAGTTTTACTGATGTTCAACAATCCAATTTTTAGAAGAATCTTTGCAGTTTAATTATCTTTGAGATTCCACactggttggggaggagaatgaaacaccctttataagggtgtggaaacctctccctaacagacatgttttaaaaaccttgaggggaagccggagagggaaagcccaaaaaagacaatatttgctagccgTGACTTTGGGCGGTTAcagatggtattagagtcaagacaccggatgatgtgtcagtgaggaggctgagccccaaaggggtgtgGACATGAgtcggtgtgccagcaaggacgctagacccAAAAAgtggtggattggggggttccacatcgattggagaagggaacgagtgccagcaaggggacctcgaaaggggtggattgtgagattctacatcggttggggaggagaacgaaacaccctttataaggttgtggaaacctctccctagcaaacatgttttaaaaatcttgaggggaagccagaaagggaaagcccaacaaagacaatatttgctagcagtggctttgagctagacactagacgatgtgtcagtgaggaggctgagccccaaatgGGGGGATACGAgtcggtgtgccagcaaggacgctaggcctcgaaaggggtggattggggggtcccacgtcAATGGGAGAAGGCAACGAGTGCAAGTTCACAAGCCTTTTGCAACCATTTTATAGTTgtaatttcttctttgaagGCTTAGAATTTGGGccttatttcttcttttttgagGAAGCTTAGTTGAAAGTTTTGAATTATCAATGAAAAGATGTTTGGTTTCATGTTATTGTGTGCAGATGTCTGAGACATTGAATCAGAAATCTTCCATACAGGGAAAAGTTCCTTCGGGctattttaattctatgtTTGATTTGAGTGGAGACTGGTTTCATGATGCTGCTGATACCAATTATCTTGCTTTTGATGGTTATTTTATTGCGCTATACTATTTGCATTTAACTGCCTCGCCCCCTGTATTACAAGATGAGGTGAAGAAAGCTGTTCCATCTAATTGGGATCCAGCATCTTTGTCCAGGTACACCAAAATAAGTAGTTGACTCTACTTCCTTTTGTTTCCTTATATTTTTTCGCATACGTAGTTAGTCCATTGCTATGCTAAGTTTTGTAGTGCTTTTCTTCCTAATATCAAATTGGTTGATAGCAATACCAAGTTCTAATATTTGTGGGTGGATAGGACGgattttgtaacagctcagaCCCCAGGcccatcactagcagatattgtcctctttgagtttttcctttaaggcttcccctcaaagttttaaaacgtgtccacAGGCCCatcattagcagatattgtcctctttgagtttttcctttaagacttcccctcaaagttttaaaacgcatccactagggagaggtttctacacttttataaggaatgcttcgttcccctctccaactgatgtgggatctcacaatccacccccttgggggcccaacgttctcgctagcacaccgcccagtgtctggctcaaCTCAgactcactgctagcagatagtgtcatttttgggtttttcccttcgagcttcccttcaaggttttaaaacgcgtctaccagggagaggtttcgacaccttataaagaatgtttgttcccctctccaacgaatgtgtgatctcacaatccacccacttgGGGGCCCGGCgttctcactgacacactgcgttgtaacagctcaaactcaccgctagcagatagtgtcctttttgggttttccctttcgggcttcccctcaaggttttaaaatgcgtccactagggagaggtttccacacctttataaaaaatgtttgatcCCTTCTCGAAccgaagtgggatctcacaatccacccctttgg is part of the Cucurbita pepo subsp. pepo cultivar mu-cu-16 chromosome LG12, ASM280686v2, whole genome shotgun sequence genome and harbors:
- the LOC111807708 gene encoding oil body-associated protein 1A-like, coding for MWTKSEIPGEATHASTAVLETATAAVQRFRPINQIHQHLCAFHFYSHDMTRQLEAHHFCAHLNEEVRQCLIYDSHEKDARLIGIEYIISENLFLTLPDEEKRFWHSHEYEVKSGTLFMPGVPGAIERVDMEKVCKTYGKVFHFWQVDRGDILPLGIPQLMMALTRDGQLDPSLSLKVEKRYGVSFEEERRKRESMSGPEHGVHPMANGGGGGLKTELRETEMAAVAAAASIPRVFV